The Malus domestica chromosome 10, GDT2T_hap1 genome contains a region encoding:
- the LOC103401124 gene encoding soluble inorganic pyrophosphatase 6, chloroplastic-like, which yields MATARVLTAANTSCLLSKATSFLPKQSPYSTTTLCFTRRRAASLSLSSSSRSRRSFICTAIYNPEVQIKEEGQPETLDYRLFFVDRSGQKVSPWHDIPLQVGDGVFNVVVEIPKESSAKMEVATDEPHTPIKQDTKKGKLRYYPYNINWNYGLLPQTWEDPSLANNEVGGAFGDNDPVDVVEIGDSRRKIGEILKVKPLAALAMIDEGELDWKIVAISLDDPRASLVNDVDDVDKHFPGTLTAIRDWFRDYKIPDGKPANKFGLGNKAANKDYALKVISETNESWAKLVKRSIPAGELSLA from the exons ATGGCCACCGCGAGAGTGCTGACCGCCGCCAATACTTCCTGCTTGCTCTCCAAGGCGACGTCGTTCCTTCCGAAGCAGAGTCCCTACAGCACTACCACCCTTTGCTTCACTAGAAGAAGAGCAGCGTCGCTGTCGTTGTCGTCTTCGTCCAGGAGCAGGAGGTCCTTCATTTGCACAGCTATCTACAATCCCGAGGTTCAGATCAAGGAGGAAGGCCAGCCGGAAACCCTAGACTACCGCCTCTTCTTCGTCGACCGTTCCGGTCAAAAG GTTTCGCCTTGGCATGATATACCGTTGCAAGTGGGTGATGGTGTATTCAACGTTGTGGTTGAAATACCCAAAGAATCGAGTGCAAAGATGGAGGTTGCTACTGATGAGCCACACACCCCAATAAAGCAggatacaaagaaaggaaaactTCGTTACTATCC CTACAACATTAATTGGAATTATGGGTTGCTTCCACAAACGTGGGAAGACCCATCGCTTGCTAACAATGAAGTTGGAGGAGCATTTGGGGATAATGATCCAG TTGATGTTGTTGAGATAGGTGATAGTCGGAGAAAGATTGGTGAGATTCTCAAAGTAAAGCCATTGGCTGCTTTAGCTATGATCGATGAAGGGGAACTTGACTGGAAAATTGTTGCAATTTCATTGGATGATCCAAGGGCTTCTCTAGTTAACGACGTTGATGATGTTGACAAGCATTTCCCA GGGACTCTCACTGCAATAAGGGACTGGTTCAGAGACTACAAGATACCTGATGGAAAGCCTGCTAACAAATTTGGTCTTGGCAACAAAGCAGCAAACAAG